Sequence from the Prunus persica cultivar Lovell chromosome G5, Prunus_persica_NCBIv2, whole genome shotgun sequence genome:
gtcaattaaataataataatatgttaataaatttacaaaagaaatctttcttttcttctcttaccCGCGGAATTACTGAGTTGCCAAACAAACTTGAAAGGGTCGGTGACGGTGGCCACCAGCACACCCGGACGCAGGGGGTCCTCGCCAACATCTCTCAACACGTTACATCCATTCGTCTTTGCAAAATCCCTTGCTGCTCTGATGTCAGTGGAGTTGTGTAAATTCAACTGAAGACAAGTATTCCTGGTTTCAAAcagagaaaataattaggatTGTTAATGAAATAAACTTTTGgcttagagaaaaaaaaattgaaacaaacttataaaacataaataaaatatatgtatacttaCATAAGCATGTCATCGTCAGTTATTAATAAATCACTTGAACCAAGTGTGATTCGATAACAATGAATAAGGTCCTCCTCGTCCTCTTGCCGCGGAATGCTGTTGTAGTGCAAAGTCTTTCCTCCGAAGTAATTACAATAACAGTTGGTCGCGTTCGTAGCCTGGTTTGCTGGCACAAAAACTTTGGGTATCATGCTAATCACTTTAATTTCAGAGTCCAGATGGTCAACATTGGGCCCTGCCTCCAGAACCGGCCTTTCACAGTCTAtgacaaataataaattaattaaaacatttttttttataaacaattaaaattaataaaacaattgaaaatatgcaaataaatattcaaaattataAACGATCCTATGAGTCTATGACaaataacaaattaattaaaaacttttttttattgattttaaaattataaaacaattgaaaatttgcaaataaatattcaaagTTATAAGCGATACtatgattaattaaaaacttttttattttaaaattaataaaaaaatatatgcaaaaatatattcaaaattataAGCATAtgacaaataataaattaattaaatactttttaaaatttaaaattaataaaaaaaattgaaaatatgcaAATAGATATTCAAAGTCATAAGCGATCTGCGATcctatgaaaaataataaattaattaacaaattatttttaaattaataacacaattgaaaatgcaaataaatattcaaaattataATCGATCATATGAGTCTAtgacaaataataaattaattaaaaacttttttaatttgaaaactaataaaacaattgaaaaaatatgcaaataaatatacaaaattataagCCATCCTATgacaattaataaattaattaaaaactcttttaaaaataataacaaaactattcaaaatattcaaaattataAGCGATAGCTTATCCGATCTTACAAAACGCAATAGGATTGCTTACTATTGGTGAATTGCCAGAAAATTCCATGCTCATCTTTAACATTCCATTCACAATGCTCGGCCATCGGTGTAAATTGCTCAGTGTTCAGAATCTTCTTAGCGAACTGTTCCGGATCGGAGCACCGAAGCCGGAGACACAGCATCGGAGGCGATAGGTCTGTCCGGGAGCGGGCCGGACAAGTGATGATAAGGAGATCTGAACCTATCAGTATCTCAGCCATCTCTGGATCATTGCTCACGATCTTAGCACCAAAAACTTGCCGGTAGAAGCGTGCGGCAGTGGTGACCTCCGACGGAGCCACCACAAGCAGTGGCGTCAGCTCCATTGAATAGAAGCGGAGCTAAATGTGGAAGAGGAATGAGACAGAGAGCTGATTgcagaaatgagagagagagagagagctgattggggagagaaatgagagagagatgagagagagcagaATTTCAAAAATCAAGGCGCGGTTTGGGTTTATATAGCAGAAGGGAAGCGGTAGTTTCAAAAATTACAAGCGTGGCTTTGTTCATATAACGGAACAGAAGGGAAGCGCCAGAGTTAGTTATGTTCTGGAGTCGGATTTCATTTTGGGTTAATTTTTAATTCAGGTCCGTCCGAGTTTGTTATTGATGATTGATTTtggtttaatatttatttcaggTCCGAGTTAATTATTGATGATTAGTGAATGAATGGGAATGCAAGGCACCATGTTGAGTTTGGAGCCGATGGTTTGCCGAGCCCACGAATACTTTCGATGAGTATGATACAGAATACTCTTTTATTGATGATGCTGAGTTGGTATTTGCATTTATTCATTAATCTGTGTTGGCCATTGTACTGATTTAATTGGTGgcattttatatttatggaTTTGCTAATGCTACTTCTTTATGTTTTGCGCAGGATGAGTATTTTAAAGTTGACAATTCAGCAATAAAACATGATGGATTCTTTGTTAACAGGGGAAAACTGGAACGCATGTGAGTTTCCTTCAATCTTTTACCTGATTGTATTTATGTAtagtttttttccttaattgcATAGTCTATACATACAAGACTTTATTCacttaatttcttctttgatttggtACTGAATAAGGTCATATTATTTCCTTTCGAGTGGCCACCATGATTCGTGTATGGCCTATGGAAGTCTCGACTTTAACACGGTTTCTCTTTTGAGTACGTAAAAGTGATGGTAAAATAAAACCATGTGTGTTATTTGACAGAACAGATGGAATGTCAAATGTTCTCTTCCTTGATCTACATGTGATTACTGCCTGTAGATATATGTGGACTGTATGTTGTGTGTTCCAGTAGGGATTTGAAGGCATAGactttgtataattttctttgtctCTTTCCCTGGTTGATCAGTGGTATCAGCTGTTTCTGTTGGACCCATTTGCTTGTGTTTAAATAATTTGAACATGAGAAGCTATGCTTGGTTTTTGCTATGTAATACGTCAATGGAGGAATTGAGTTTGCCTAATCATTGAAATCAGTTTCAGTTTCATACTTTGGTTTTGACATTGTGGTCttttattagttaatttttgacattttcttcatttattgaattttttttttacatggaTAGCGTTACTGGTAagacagcagcagcagcagcaaagaTTACACTGACACTAGTGAAGAACTCATCTGCTCCCATTATAACCACCGAACACCGTGAAGATGTGAAATTTCAGAACTAGTTGGGTGGACATTCATCCAGGAAGAAGTCTACTGATTCTAAAACAATTCTGGATCCTTCTCTTTTGAAAGTTTCTGAGGGAGACGCTGATGCACTGCAAAAAGCGGAGGTTAAGGCTATTAACAAGCAGAACGCAGGAGTCCTGTTGTCGAAGGACCCAAGTAACAGGTTTGCATTTATATCTCAGGCATATAAACAGGAGATGTTTAAATGAAAATGTAACTTGGGCGTTTTCAATTGTTGAAACTGTACTCTTGTTAAGTTCAATTGATTAATTAGCCGGAGTAAAGCTTTCAAGTTTTACCTGGGACACAAGCAATGCTACATAAGAAGTAACAGTCAACATCCAAGGGAGATGGTTTCAGCCATGATCATGAATGCCCTCCTAACCATTGATAACCTCGTGCTATCAGACTATCAGTTTTATGTTTACGTGAAAAATACACTAGTCCTGTGTGTACCTGAATATGTTAAACTATTAATCTATTATCTGCTTATACTCTTATATATGCACGTGCAGCATGGTATGGTGCACCAACCAATTGCAGTTTTATTGTAGCCATATTTAGTTTTATTCCGTTTAAGATGTTGAGGAGTATATGCATTTCCCTGATAGTTTGTCTCCGGCATGAAAGATATGCATATAGGGATGGAGCTGCTGATAGAAGagctttatttgtttatttatttagttttgcaGGCGCTTCAAATTTGGGGCCTTGCTCAGCTTTTGTTCCTCTGGTTTGTATGTGTGCAGGGGGAGGCACTTGGCAAAAGTACAAAGGGATTAGCTGAACCTATTCAAGCACACAGCAACATTGGTAATGCTCGAGGCAGGCTTTGAGAATGTGGTGAGGGAGGCAGTGCAATGGAAATAACCTGTTGTTCAGCACCTGGTGCAAGCAAGCAAATGTCGTTGAACCAAAGCTAAAGGCACCTGGTGCATTCACATGGGATTTTCTACTTAAGTCAATTATTCTTGAATCAAATATTGGTTTTCGCAAAATTTGATTAGATGAATGCACTTCTGTCCATTTTCAAATAACAACTTAATTGACCGATTAGTCATATGCGTGTAAAGTCAGCACTACACATATCATGCAAGACTGTTTtgttagaaagaaaaacacactTGAAAAACAGATTGATCTTGCCAATAACAAATCTGATTCTCATTGGCTCAAGTAcaaatttatttcatttgctCAGCTCATAACAAGAAATCAACCACGGTTGATGTTGAAGGGTTAGGCCACGGCACTTGGACTGTGACCATCttatcaacaaaatcaaactttACCTCCTCTCCATCAATCTTACAAGCACTTGGCCTTTCAGAAGCAAACACACTCATTTCCCCACAACCCTTCACTCCAATTCTCACCAAATTTGAGGAGTTTTCTTCATCCTCAAATTCCAGCGACTGAATTGCACCACCCGTGTTGAGCATGTTCACCAACCCAATTGGAGCAAATTGGATAAACTTCTTTGGCAAAACCCTCACTGGAGAAACAGTGAGGAGCTTAAAATCGAAAGGCTGAAGCGAAATCTCTACCTTCTCTGAAAGCTTCAAGAGCTTCAGCTTCTTTTGCTGGTGCATGTACACAGCAAATATGTTCATTCCTTTGATTGAAATTGGGCTCTTCCCATTGTTCCACTCTATATCTTTTGGGCCAGACAAGCAGGTCAAAGGCTTTGAGCACTCAGGGGCACTTATGTTGCGCCTGGATTTGGGGCACCATCCTCCTCCTTGGCAATTAAATAATCCCAATGCTCCAGTGTACTGTGTACTGGCACAAAATCATACAAAAAGATTGAATTAGCACTATCACTCAAAAGGTTATCTTacttttattctattttataATTCACTACCACTCACGATAGCATTTCTTAATCTTACTTTGTTTAGGTTCCAAATTTTGAGCATGGTTTTCCCATCATGCACAGGGTCTTCAAAGAGGCAATCCCTAGTAGGAAGAGCATAGTGCTGGCATCGCAATACAGAGCCATCTGGCAACACAAGGCTCTTAAGAAGCTTGAAGTTGTGCTTCCCAACAGAGTCACTGATGTAGATTGGGCCTCCGGATATAGCTCTTGATGCAGCGTGGAATTCAGCACATGGGTGTATGATGTTGCCCATCCACAGGCTGCTGTAGGCACAATGCACTGCGTGACACCCTTGCAGCCAATACGTCCCATCTGCTACCCCCGTGGTCTTAGACCAGAAATCATCCCCTACGTAAATGTGAAGAAATTAATACACGTGTGTACTACTGATGCTAGAATATAACTTGTAAAAGACGTACCGACACATCCAAGGTACATGAAGTCATTGCAGTGCTGCATGCTGGCAATTACTCCATTGCCATTGAAATGCTTCTTCATGGAATCAGTCAGTGCCTTGTAATAAGCTTTAGCCAGCTCAACTCGACCACCAAACTCCTCGAATAGCATCTCAAGCAACTGCAACCAACCATGGCATGAAAATGTTTCAGGAGGGTGGATGAAGTAAGTTCTAGAGTGCACACATAACAatacttttaattaataaataatttcaagCTTCTCTTTTTAcctaaatctattttttttaataaatttatttatttatttttaataaaaagaaggaTAAAGAAATCAATAAGAAATATTCAATCGCACGTTGGAAGCCAGTGTTTGGTTGCAAGGAAAATGAAGCATACCACGCCGCCTGAAATTGTGAGTTCCAAGAAAATGGCCTCCGAAATGATCATCCTGTATTGAACAAAAACGCATTCCAATTAATCACAAACGAAAGTCAATAAAAACTGGGGCAATAGCAAGGGCACCGGAGGCCTTACGTCATCGATACGATTGTGGGTAGCCAAGCCATGGAGCTTGAATTCTCAAAACCCTAGAACTTGATTTCGA
This genomic interval carries:
- the LOC18777517 gene encoding galactinol--sucrose galactosyltransferase, which encodes MAWLPTIVSMTMIISEAIFLELTISGGVLLEMLFEEFGGRVELAKAYYKALTDSMKKHFNGNGVIASMQHCNDFMYLGCVGDDFWSKTTGVADGTYWLQGCHAVHCAYSSLWMGNIIHPCAEFHAASRAISGGPIYISDSVGKHNFKLLKSLVLPDGSVLRCQHYALPTRDCLFEDPVHDGKTMLKIWNLNKYTGALGLFNCQGGGWCPKSRRNISAPECSKPLTCLSGPKDIEWNNGKSPISIKGMNIFAVYMHQQKKLKLLKLSEKVEISLQPFDFKLLTVSPVRVLPKKFIQFAPIGLVNMLNTGGAIQSLEFEDEENSSNLVRIGVKGCGEMSVFASERPSACKIDGEEVKFDFVDKMVTVQVPWPNPSTSTVVDFLL